The genomic interval TGGGTTCAAACAGCGCTTTCAAATGGCGCTCTTTTAACAAACGGGGCTTCAGAATACGAAAGCGGCCGTCAAAGGCCGGTTCCGGAAACGACTGCCCCCACGGCCCGGCTTCCCGCAGCATTTCCGCCGTTCCCAGCGTCAATTCCGGCGCGGCCAACTCGCCATCAGACCAGATAACCCCTTCAAGATGCGAGGCATCCAGCCACTCGCTCACCAGTTCGCCGAACCGCGCGCGAAACCGGTCAAACTGGTGCGCTTCCAGCGACAACCCGGCAGCCATGGCATGCCCGCCGAATTTCAGCATCATCCCCGGATGAAGGGTGTCCAGGCGCTCCAGCGCATCCCGCAAATGCAAACCGGGAATCGAGCGACCGGATCCTTTCAGAACACCGTCGCCCGCCGGCGCGAACGCAATCACCGGGCGATGAAAACGCTCCTTGAGGCGCGAAGCCAGAATACCCACCACGCCCTGATGCCATTCCGGGTGGTACATCGCCACCCCTGACGGCAATGTCGTCTGGCTGCGCTCCAACTGTTCGCACAGCTGCAACGCTTCCACCTGCATGCCCTGCTCGATTTCCCGCCGCGTCTGGTTTAACGCATCCAGTTCGCTGGCCAGCATGCGCGCCTGTACGATGTCATCACACAGCAGCAGCGCCACGCCGACCGACATATCATCCAGTCGCCCGGCGGCATTAAGGCGCGGCCCCAGCGCAAAACCGAGATCGCTCGCCGCCAGTTGCGCAGCGTCGCGGTTGGAGACCTCCAGCAACGCGCGAATCCCCGCGCGACACTTACCGGCCCGGATACGGCTTAACCCCTGCGCCACCAGAATACGGTTGTTGGCATCCAGCGGCACCACATCCGCCACCGTGCCCAGCGCCACCAGATCCAGCAGTTCCGTTAGATTAGGAACAGCAAGATTGCGTTGCGCAAACCAGCCGCTGTCGCGCAGACGCACAAACAACGCCATCATCAGATAGAACGCGACGCCGACGCCCGCCAGCGACTTGGAAGGAAAGGCGCAATCCGCCAGATTCGGGTTAATCATCGCGTCCGCCGACGGCAGGGTTTCCCCCGGCAGATGGTGGTCAGTCACCAGCACCCGGATGCCGCGCTGGTGCGCGTCGTCGACCCCGGCGTGGGAAGAGATACCGTTATCGACAGTCACGATCAGATCTGCGCCTTTGGCCGCCGCCTGCACCACCACCTCCGGGCTCAGACCGTAGCCGTCTTCGAAGCGGTTCGGCACCAGATACTGTACCTGATCGCACCCCATCGCCCGCAGCGCCAGCACCGTCAACGCGGTACTGGTGGCGCCGTCAGCGTCAAAATCGCCCACCACGACAACGCGCAGCCGCTCGGCCAACGCCTGGCACAATAAATCTACCGCCGTCCCGATACCGGTCAGTTGGCGATAATCCAGCAACCCGCGCAGGCTGCGATCCAGTTCCTGCGGGTCTTTCACCCCGCGTAACGCATAAAGACGCCGCAACAGCGGCGGCAGCGTGTCCGGCAAATCGCCGTGTTCCACCGCCGGACGGCGGCGAAGTTGAGTTACTACATTCACTGAGACTTAACCACCCGATTTCTGCGACGCCCGATGCGCCTCCAGCATAGCCATCATCTCTTTCGGATCCTGATACCCCGGCACCACCGTACCGTCATCCAGCACGATCGCCGGCGTGCCCTGGACGCCGAACAGAATACCCAACTGATAATGGGGCGCGATGGCAGTTTTACAGGTGGCCGGCGAAATCTCATCGCCTTTCATCGCCGCGTCGAACGCCTTGTTGCGATCCGCCACGCACCAGATGGACTGCATGTCTTTCTCCGCCTGCGAGTTCAGCCCCTGACGCGGAAACGCCAGATAACGCACGGTAATGCCCAGCGCGTTATAGTCTTTCATCTGCTCATGCAGCTTGTGACAGTAGCCGCAGATGATATCGGTAAATACCGTGATCACATGTTTCTCCTTCGCGGCTTTGTACACGATCATCTGATCTTTGAGTGCTTCCATCTTGTTCATCAGGATACCGTTGGTGACGTTAACCGGTGTTTTACCGCCGACATCGTACAACGGCCCCTGCAACAGATGCTTGCCGTCCTCGGTGATGTACAGCACGCCGCTTTCCGTCAACAGCGTTTTCATCCCCGCGACCGGCGCCGGCTGGATCTCGGCGTTTTGCAAGCCGAGACGGCTCAGCGTTTGTTTGATGGCTGCGTCATCCGCCTGAGCAACGCCGCCGCTCATCATCGCCGTCAGTACCGCCAGCAGTAATACCTGTTTCTTCATCGATAAAATCCTGTTTTGAGGGCGACTGCCCATGGCCATCCATCACGAACGGCCCTGTCGCCATAATCCTGCACGCCACCAGCCTCACGCTCGTGGATGATGCTGCTGATGCAGCTGTTTCAGACGCTCTGTGGCGACATGGGTATAAATCTGCGTAGTAGAAAGATCGCTATGCCCCAACAACATCTGCACGACCCGCAAATCCGCACCGTGATTTAGCAGGTGAGTGGCAAAAGCATGACGCAAAACATGCGGAGAAAGTCTGGCGCTGTCAATACTGGCGAGCACCGCATAGTGCTTTATCCGATGCCAGAAAGTCTGGCGCGTCATTTGTCGGCCGCGGGTGCTGGGGAACATCACGTCGAGCGTTTGCCCGTCCAGCAACCAGGGGCGGCCGTACTCCAGATACTGTTCCACCCAATACACCGCCTCTTCCCCCAGCGGCACCAGCCGCTCCTTGTTACCTTTGCCGATCACGCGCACCACACCCTGGCGCAGGCTGACGTCGCTCATCGTCAACCCCACCAGCTCAGAGACGCGCAACCCGGTGGCGTACAACACCTCCAGCATCGCTTTGTCGCGCAGTTCCAGCGGCTGATCGGTGGCCGGTGCGGCCAGCAGCGATTCGACCTGCGCTTCCGTCAGATCCTTGGGTAGACGCTGGGGCAATTTGGGCGAAGAGAGCACGGCGCTCGGGTCATCCGGGCGGACTTTTTCCCGATAGAGATACTGAAACAGGCGCCGCATAGCGCTCAGCAGACGGGCGGAGCTGGTCGCCTTATAGCCGCCGTCCACCCGTTCGGCTAAAAAGGATTGCAGATCATCGGGACGGGCGTCAGACAGGCTGGCGTGGTGATGGGCCAGCCACGCCGCCAGCGTGCGCAGATCGCGGCGGTAGGACTGCAGCGTATTCTCCGCCAGATTGCGCTCCAGCCAAACGGCATCCAGGAACTGTTCAATTCGCATCTGGTCTTGTTCGTTCATCCGCTTTTCCTCCTGTATGCCGTTGCCGGGCTCGTATTATGCCTCACCCACGCCGTCGTGGCCTAAGGCGCGATGGGGAGCGGCGCTAAATAGCCCCCGCCGACGCGGTCGCCCCCGGCATTAACGCCCTATCATCGAAAATACCGCTGATGAGTACAACCTGTTGTACTCGAAACAAAAAAATCCGTGAATAAATTCACATTTTCACCTCGATATTTCGCATTTTCCCGTAACCTGCCTGGTTGCATGACTTCCATCACAAAATGACCAACCACGCCCAATCAATACTGATTCCAACAAGAAAGACAGGAGTCCAATATGTTGGAATCAAGCAAAGTGCCGGCGCTGACCACTCAGGTCAATCGCTGACCCCCCTGGAAGTAAGGACGACTATCATGAACAGTGAGTTAGAGAAAAATACCTTGAGCGAGCGGGTATTGGTCAACCCATTCAAACGAGGACTGCAAACCGGAGAAGTACAGATCGGCCTTTGGCTGAGCAGCACGTCTTCCTACCTGGCGGAAATTGCGGCGACATCCTGCTATGACTGGCTGCTGATCGACGGCGAGCACGCACCCAATACCATGCAGGATCTCCACCACCAGTTGCAGGCTATCGCATCATATGCCAGCCAGCCGGTCATCCGGCCGGTGGAAGGGCAACGCAGCATTATCAAGCAAGTGCTGGATATCGGCGCCCGCACACTGCTGATTCCGATGGTGGATACCGCCGAACAGGCCAGAGAGGTGGTGTCGGCCACCCGTTATCCGCCCCACGGCACCCGCGGCGTCGGCGCCAGCGTCGCCCGTGCCGCCCGTTGGGGACGGGTGGAACACTACATGGCGAAGGCCAATGATGAGCTATGCGTATTGATTCAGGCGGAAAGCAAAACCGCGCTGGATAACCTGGACGAACTGTTGCAGGTGGACGGTATCGACGGCGTATTCATCGGCCCCGCCGACCTCTCCGCGTCGCTGGGCTACCCCGACAACCCCGGGCATCCAGAGGTGCAACGGATCATCGAACAGAGCATCCGCCGCATCCGCGCAGCGGGTAAGGCCGCCGGTTTCCTCGCCGTGGATCCGGACATGGCGAAAAAATGCATTGCCTGGGGCGCTAACTTTGTCGCCGTCGGCGTCGATACCATGCTCTACACCCAGGCGCTGGATGCGCGTCTGGCGATCTTTAAAACCGGCCTGACGGATGCGGCACCCGCCAAAACCAGCTACTAAACGCCGGGCACCGCCAGGGACGGCGGTGCCACCACGACGAACGGCAAAATAGCCACATGTTGCTCTGCTTAACCGTTTGCAGTCGGTAATTTCCCCGCGTGATCGTTCCCTTTGCATGTTTGGGGTTCTATGCGGCAATCATTCTCAACTTCATAACATCCTGTGGCAAAAACTCAGGCCAAAGGCATTATATTTTCTGAT from Musicola paradisiaca NCPPB 2511 carries:
- the yfaU gene encoding 2-keto-3-deoxy-L-rhamnonate aldolase codes for the protein MNSELEKNTLSERVLVNPFKRGLQTGEVQIGLWLSSTSSYLAEIAATSCYDWLLIDGEHAPNTMQDLHHQLQAIASYASQPVIRPVEGQRSIIKQVLDIGARTLLIPMVDTAEQAREVVSATRYPPHGTRGVGASVARAARWGRVEHYMAKANDELCVLIQAESKTALDNLDELLQVDGIDGVFIGPADLSASLGYPDNPGHPEVQRIIEQSIRRIRAAGKAAGFLAVDPDMAKKCIAWGANFVAVGVDTMLYTQALDARLAIFKTGLTDAAPAKTSY
- the dsbC gene encoding bifunctional protein-disulfide isomerase/oxidoreductase DsbC — encoded protein: MKKQVLLLAVLTAMMSGGVAQADDAAIKQTLSRLGLQNAEIQPAPVAGMKTLLTESGVLYITEDGKHLLQGPLYDVGGKTPVNVTNGILMNKMEALKDQMIVYKAAKEKHVITVFTDIICGYCHKLHEQMKDYNALGITVRYLAFPRQGLNSQAEKDMQSIWCVADRNKAFDAAMKGDEISPATCKTAIAPHYQLGILFGVQGTPAIVLDDGTVVPGYQDPKEMMAMLEAHRASQKSGG
- the xerD gene encoding site-specific tyrosine recombinase XerD; translated protein: MNEQDQMRIEQFLDAVWLERNLAENTLQSYRRDLRTLAAWLAHHHASLSDARPDDLQSFLAERVDGGYKATSSARLLSAMRRLFQYLYREKVRPDDPSAVLSSPKLPQRLPKDLTEAQVESLLAAPATDQPLELRDKAMLEVLYATGLRVSELVGLTMSDVSLRQGVVRVIGKGNKERLVPLGEEAVYWVEQYLEYGRPWLLDGQTLDVMFPSTRGRQMTRQTFWHRIKHYAVLASIDSARLSPHVLRHAFATHLLNHGADLRVVQMLLGHSDLSTTQIYTHVATERLKQLHQQHHPRA
- the recJ gene encoding single-stranded-DNA-specific exonuclease RecJ — its product is MNVVTQLRRRPAVEHGDLPDTLPPLLRRLYALRGVKDPQELDRSLRGLLDYRQLTGIGTAVDLLCQALAERLRVVVVGDFDADGATSTALTVLALRAMGCDQVQYLVPNRFEDGYGLSPEVVVQAAAKGADLIVTVDNGISSHAGVDDAHQRGIRVLVTDHHLPGETLPSADAMINPNLADCAFPSKSLAGVGVAFYLMMALFVRLRDSGWFAQRNLAVPNLTELLDLVALGTVADVVPLDANNRILVAQGLSRIRAGKCRAGIRALLEVSNRDAAQLAASDLGFALGPRLNAAGRLDDMSVGVALLLCDDIVQARMLASELDALNQTRREIEQGMQVEALQLCEQLERSQTTLPSGVAMYHPEWHQGVVGILASRLKERFHRPVIAFAPAGDGVLKGSGRSIPGLHLRDALERLDTLHPGMMLKFGGHAMAAGLSLEAHQFDRFRARFGELVSEWLDASHLEGVIWSDGELAAPELTLGTAEMLREAGPWGQSFPEPAFDGRFRILKPRLLKERHLKALFEPIGGTGQVPLLDGIAFNVDTATWPDPSIKEVEMVYRLEINEYRGKRSVQLLIEHLWPL